A region from the uncultured Holophaga sp. genome encodes:
- a CDS encoding response regulator has protein sequence MSRILLVEDNEMNRDVLSRLLKRRGYEMCFAEDGEVALRVASEQHPDLILMDISLPVMDGNEATRRLRADPCFATLPIIALTAHALASDREIAMAAGCTDYETKPIDFPHLLEKIARHLDHPIE, from the coding sequence ATGAGCAGGATCCTCTTGGTGGAGGACAACGAGATGAACCGCGATGTCCTCTCCCGCCTCCTCAAGCGCCGGGGTTACGAGATGTGCTTCGCAGAGGACGGGGAGGTGGCCCTGCGCGTGGCCAGCGAGCAGCACCCTGACCTCATCCTCATGGACATCAGCCTGCCGGTGATGGACGGCAACGAGGCCACCCGGCGCCTGCGGGCCGATCCTTGCTTCGCCACCCTGCCCATCATCGCCCTCACGGCCCATGCCCTCGCCAGCGACCGCGAAATCGCCATGGCCGCGGGCTGCACCGACTACGAGACCAAGCCCATCGACTTTCCCCACCTGCTGGAGAAGATCGCCAGACACCTGGACCATCCCATCGAGTGA